One Mycobacterium sp. SMC-4 DNA window includes the following coding sequences:
- a CDS encoding M28 family metallopeptidase, translated as MVSVTRTRLVALLAIPVLAIALAILNSCSRDAQNPTAVPPPDPAAAMEFAESLAAAVTVEATMAHLQRFQEIADAAGGNRALGTPGYDASVDYVVGALRDAGFEVQTPEFEVRLPWADEPALTIAGTQVSAKPLEFTVGTPSGGVSGPLVAARVDDTPGCTADDYDGLPVQGAVALVNRGACPFATKQAVAAERGAVALIVADSTAADELFAGTLGEDTDVEIPVIGVAREAGASLRAQPGAMTTITMNAGIRTERTRNVIAQTDTGSTSDVVVVGAHLDSVPEGPGINDNGSGVAAVLETALQLGSAPDITNAVRFAFWGAEEVGLLGSSEYVGSLDIEELKDIALYLNFDMIGSPNPGYFTYDGGQSTLPDPRQGPPRVPEGSPGIERTLVQYLDSAGKPAQDTSFDGRSDYDGFTKAGIPAGGLFSGGDEEMTAEQAELWGGQAGEPFDPNYHKDTDTFENIDRTAMEIHGSGVAYAVGLYAQNQRGRNGVPEREDRVRHVLDGS; from the coding sequence GTGGTTTCCGTGACACGGACGAGATTGGTGGCGTTGCTGGCCATCCCCGTATTGGCCATCGCGTTGGCGATACTGAACAGCTGTAGTCGCGACGCGCAGAATCCGACAGCGGTCCCGCCGCCGGATCCGGCGGCGGCGATGGAGTTCGCCGAATCGTTGGCCGCCGCGGTGACCGTGGAGGCGACCATGGCCCACCTGCAGCGCTTTCAGGAGATCGCCGACGCCGCCGGGGGCAACCGGGCGTTGGGCACACCCGGCTATGACGCCAGCGTCGACTATGTGGTCGGTGCGTTGCGCGACGCGGGATTCGAGGTGCAGACCCCCGAATTCGAGGTGCGGCTGCCCTGGGCGGACGAACCGGCGTTGACGATCGCCGGGACGCAGGTGTCGGCCAAACCGCTCGAGTTCACCGTCGGGACCCCGTCCGGCGGGGTTTCGGGGCCGCTGGTCGCCGCACGGGTGGACGACACCCCGGGTTGCACGGCCGACGACTACGACGGCCTGCCGGTGCAGGGCGCGGTCGCGCTGGTCAACCGTGGCGCGTGCCCGTTCGCGACCAAACAGGCGGTGGCCGCCGAACGCGGTGCCGTGGCGCTGATCGTGGCCGACTCGACCGCCGCCGACGAGCTGTTCGCCGGCACGCTGGGTGAGGACACCGACGTCGAGATCCCGGTGATCGGCGTCGCAAGGGAGGCGGGCGCCAGCCTGCGGGCCCAGCCCGGAGCGATGACGACGATCACGATGAACGCCGGGATACGCACCGAGCGCACCCGCAACGTGATCGCGCAGACCGACACCGGATCCACCTCCGATGTCGTGGTGGTGGGCGCACATCTGGACAGCGTGCCCGAAGGTCCCGGAATCAACGACAACGGATCCGGGGTCGCCGCGGTGCTGGAGACCGCGCTGCAGCTCGGCAGCGCCCCGGACATCACCAACGCGGTTCGGTTCGCCTTCTGGGGGGCCGAAGAGGTGGGCCTGCTCGGATCCAGTGAGTACGTGGGCAGCCTGGATATCGAAGAACTCAAAGACATCGCGCTGTACCTGAACTTCGACATGATCGGCTCACCGAATCCCGGTTACTTCACCTACGACGGCGGCCAGTCGACATTGCCCGACCCGCGTCAGGGCCCGCCCCGGGTGCCCGAAGGGTCCCCGGGCATCGAACGCACCCTGGTCCAATACCTCGACAGCGCCGGAAAGCCCGCGCAGGACACGTCGTTCGACGGCCGTTCGGACTACGACGGCTTCACCAAGGCGGGCATCCCGGCCGGTGGACTGTTCTCCGGCGGAGACGAGGAGATGACTGCCGAGCAGGCCGAACTGTGGGGCGGTCAGGCTGGTGAACCGTTCGATCCGAACTACCACAAGGACACCGACACGTTCGAGAACATCGACCGCACCGCCATGGAGATCCATGGCAGCGGTGTGGCCTACGCGGTGGGTCTGTACGCGCAGAATCAGCGCGGCCGCAACGGGGTTCCCGAGCGGGAGGACCGGGTCCGCCACGTCCTCGACGGTTCCTGA
- a CDS encoding ABC transporter permease has protein sequence MTLVAALHAERIKLLTVRSTLWSAAAAAVLSFGIAALQASVAYDYERLTASTAALGVAVFGVPVLTVLATMTLTGEYRTAMITTTFQAVPRRTVVMIAKAAVAAGFSSLVAVATVLGSAVVVRLVAPPEAGRTVTADLWPTVGGIALYAALAAVLGVGVAGLLRHTAGAVAVLLLWPLLIEPLLGNLPGRGAQIGPYLPFANIYRFLDVSWLFPTYVHPWGAPGSLLYFAGVVVVVFNAAVVVVNRRDA, from the coding sequence ATGACGCTGGTGGCAGCGCTGCACGCCGAGCGGATCAAGCTGCTGACGGTGCGGTCGACGCTGTGGTCGGCCGCTGCGGCCGCGGTGCTGAGTTTCGGTATTGCGGCCCTGCAGGCCTCGGTGGCCTATGACTACGAGCGTCTGACGGCGTCCACGGCCGCACTGGGTGTCGCGGTCTTCGGTGTGCCGGTGTTGACGGTGCTGGCGACGATGACGCTGACCGGGGAGTATCGCACCGCCATGATTACCACCACTTTTCAGGCTGTTCCGCGCCGGACGGTCGTGATGATCGCCAAAGCAGCTGTCGCCGCCGGGTTTTCCAGTCTTGTTGCCGTCGCGACGGTGCTGGGTTCGGCCGTGGTGGTACGGCTGGTCGCGCCGCCGGAGGCCGGCCGGACTGTCACCGCCGATCTCTGGCCGACGGTGGGCGGGATCGCACTGTATGCGGCACTGGCCGCAGTGCTCGGGGTCGGTGTCGCCGGACTGCTGCGTCATACCGCCGGCGCGGTCGCGGTGCTGCTGCTGTGGCCGTTGCTGATCGAACCGCTGCTGGGCAATCTGCCCGGCCGCGGCGCGCAGATCGGTCCCTACCTGCCGTTCGCCAATATCTACCGATTCCTCGACGTGTCCTGGCTGTTCCCCACCTACGTCCATCCCTGGGGCGCGCCGGGGTCGCTGCTGTACTTCGCCGGGGTGGTCGTGGTGGTGTTCAACGCCGCGGTCGTGGTGGTCAACCGGCGCGACGCCTGA
- a CDS encoding NUDIX hydrolase, giving the protein MRGDGDGWVVSSNGAAFWGRHGAAGLLLRAPRVDGTAAVLLQHRAPWSHQGGTWGLPGGARDSHESAEEAAIREAIEEAGLPPDQLTVRTTVVTAEVTGWTYTTVIADARTQLDTVANRESAELRWVAEDEVADLPLHPGFAASWQRLREVAASIPLLLTGQS; this is encoded by the coding sequence GTGCGTGGCGACGGTGACGGCTGGGTGGTGTCTTCCAACGGTGCTGCGTTCTGGGGCAGGCACGGCGCCGCGGGACTGCTGCTGCGGGCGCCGCGTGTCGACGGAACGGCTGCGGTGCTGCTGCAGCACCGCGCTCCCTGGAGCCACCAGGGCGGCACGTGGGGTCTGCCCGGCGGCGCCCGGGACAGCCACGAGTCGGCCGAGGAGGCCGCCATCCGGGAGGCGATCGAAGAAGCCGGCCTGCCGCCCGATCAGCTCACTGTGCGAACCACCGTGGTCACCGCTGAGGTCACCGGCTGGACATACACCACCGTCATCGCCGACGCGCGGACTCAGCTCGACACCGTGGCCAACCGAGAGAGCGCCGAGCTGCGCTGGGTCGCCGAGGACGAGGTCGCCGATTTGCCGTTGCACCCGGGCTTCGCGGCCAGCTGGCAACGCCTGCGCGAGGTCGCGGCGTCGATCCCGCTGCTGCTCACCGGGCAGAGCTGA
- the glnX gene encoding protein kinase G-activating protein GlnX: MTVELAHPSTEPLASRSPTGRAHPRWWFLWTTPGRILSIGLVLAALVVLSAFATSTTINDRQQALTTVLNHTEPLSFAAGQLYTTLSVADAAAATAFIAGTEPRAVRQRYEQAITDAAVAVTRASSGLTDEPMVQLLGRINARLAVYTGLVETARTNNRAGNPVGSSYLSEASAMMQQQILPDAQLLYEQTSGRVDAETTASTRIPTPVILVVVATLLFGVFANRWLAKRTRRRVNIGFVAGGLAVLIMLMWVGTALIISTGDSRSAKETAAESLKTVTNLAITAQQARADETLSLIRRGDENVRKQSYYQRIEMMQQQLARYLERDDAIDKTDLADAGQLLDRWRAADDRISAYIAVGNYQAATQVALGTGEDDSTPAFDKLDEALTKGIEQSRSQLRNEIVNARRVLSGATVGAAALSVVAAIAVALGIWPRLSEYR, encoded by the coding sequence GTGACTGTGGAGTTGGCGCATCCGTCGACCGAACCGCTGGCGTCGCGGTCACCGACGGGTCGAGCCCATCCGCGGTGGTGGTTCCTGTGGACCACGCCCGGCCGGATCCTGAGCATCGGACTGGTCTTGGCGGCGCTGGTCGTGCTGAGTGCGTTCGCCACCTCCACCACGATCAACGATCGCCAGCAGGCGCTGACGACGGTGCTCAACCACACCGAGCCGCTGTCGTTCGCCGCCGGTCAGCTCTATACGACGCTGTCGGTGGCCGACGCGGCCGCGGCCACCGCGTTCATCGCCGGCACCGAACCGCGCGCGGTCCGGCAGCGTTACGAACAGGCGATCACCGATGCCGCGGTCGCGGTGACCCGCGCGTCGAGCGGGCTGACCGACGAGCCGATGGTGCAGCTGCTGGGCCGGATCAACGCACGGCTGGCCGTCTACACCGGCCTGGTGGAGACGGCGCGGACCAACAACCGGGCGGGTAACCCGGTGGGTTCGTCCTACCTGTCGGAAGCCTCGGCGATGATGCAGCAGCAGATCCTGCCCGACGCCCAGCTGCTCTACGAGCAGACCTCGGGGCGCGTCGATGCCGAGACCACGGCGTCGACCCGCATCCCGACCCCGGTGATCCTGGTGGTGGTGGCGACCCTGCTGTTCGGGGTCTTCGCCAATCGGTGGCTGGCCAAGCGCACCCGCCGGCGGGTCAACATCGGATTCGTCGCCGGCGGGTTGGCGGTGCTGATCATGCTGATGTGGGTGGGCACCGCGTTGATCATCTCGACCGGCGACAGCCGCAGCGCCAAGGAAACCGCGGCCGAGTCGCTCAAGACGGTCACCAACCTGGCCATCACCGCGCAGCAGGCGCGTGCGGACGAGACGTTGTCGCTGATCCGCCGCGGCGACGAGAATGTGCGTAAGCAGTCCTACTACCAGCGGATCGAGATGATGCAGCAACAGCTGGCCCGCTATCTCGAACGCGACGATGCGATCGACAAGACCGACCTCGCCGACGCCGGGCAGCTGCTGGACCGGTGGCGCGCGGCCGACGACCGGATCAGCGCCTACATCGCCGTCGGCAACTATCAGGCCGCCACCCAGGTGGCGCTGGGCACCGGCGAAGACGATTCCACCCCGGCGTTCGACAAGCTCGACGAGGCCCTGACCAAGGGCATCGAGCAGAGCCGCAGCCAGCTGCGCAACGAGATCGTCAACGCGCGGCGGGTGCTCTCGGGCGCAACTGTGGGCGCCGCGGCGCTGTCGGTGGTGGCAGCCATCGCGGTGGCGTTGGGGATCTGGCCGAGATTGAGCGAGTACCGGTGA
- a CDS encoding glutamate ABC transporter substrate-binding protein produces the protein MSARAKNKQRVMKILEPKKLGAVLAALVISACGQAEPVAPLPTVTLAPPTPAGMEELAPEPAHPPTAEDEDCDPLASLRPFDTRAEAEEAVAAIKERGRLIVGLDIGSNLFSFRDPITGEITGFDVDIAGEISRDIFGTPSQVEYRILSSADRVEALQNNEVDVVVKTMTITCQRKELVNFSTVYLTARQRILAPRGSSIRQASDLSGKRVCVAKGTTSLERIQQIAPPPIIVGVVTWADCLVALQQRQVDAVSTDDSILAGLVSQDPYLHIVGPSMNEEAYGIGVNLDNPDLVRFVNGTLERIRRDGTWNTLYRKWLTVLGPAPSPPVARYSD, from the coding sequence ATGAGCGCTCGCGCGAAGAACAAACAACGGGTGATGAAGATTCTCGAGCCGAAGAAGCTGGGTGCGGTGCTGGCCGCGCTGGTGATCAGCGCGTGCGGGCAGGCCGAGCCAGTGGCTCCGCTGCCGACGGTGACCCTGGCTCCGCCCACGCCGGCCGGCATGGAAGAACTGGCCCCCGAGCCCGCACACCCGCCGACGGCCGAAGATGAGGATTGCGATCCCCTGGCCAGCCTGCGCCCGTTCGACACCAGGGCCGAGGCCGAAGAGGCCGTCGCGGCGATCAAGGAACGCGGCCGGCTCATCGTCGGGCTCGACATCGGCAGCAACCTGTTCAGCTTCCGTGACCCGATCACCGGCGAGATCACCGGATTCGACGTCGACATCGCCGGTGAGATCTCCCGCGACATCTTCGGCACGCCCTCGCAGGTGGAGTACCGCATCCTGTCGTCGGCCGACCGCGTCGAAGCGCTGCAGAACAACGAGGTCGACGTGGTGGTCAAGACCATGACGATCACCTGCCAACGCAAGGAGCTGGTCAATTTCTCGACGGTGTACCTGACTGCCCGGCAACGGATCCTGGCTCCGCGCGGCTCGAGCATCCGGCAGGCCTCCGATCTGTCGGGCAAGCGGGTCTGTGTCGCCAAGGGCACGACCTCGCTGGAGCGGATCCAACAGATCGCGCCGCCTCCGATCATCGTCGGGGTGGTGACGTGGGCGGACTGCCTGGTGGCGCTACAGCAGCGACAGGTCGACGCGGTCAGCACCGACGACTCGATCCTGGCCGGGCTGGTCTCCCAGGATCCCTACCTGCACATTGTCGGCCCGTCGATGAACGAGGAGGCCTACGGCATCGGAGTCAACCTCGACAATCCCGATCTGGTGCGCTTCGTCAACGGCACCCTCGAACGCATTCGCCGGGACGGCACCTGGAACACGTTGTACCGCAAGTGGTTGACGGTGCTCGGCCCGGCGCCGTCGCCACCGGTGGCGAGGTACTCCGACTGA
- a CDS encoding ABC transporter ATP-binding protein — protein sequence MIELRSLTKVFGRTRAVDGLTCTVEPGVVTGFLGPNGAGKTTTMRMILGLDRPTSGSATIDGRAYRDLADPLRTVGALLDARQVHPTRSVRHHLRWIAAANRIPVRRVDEVLEMVGLASVAGAGAGTLSLGMSQRLGIASALIGDPPVLLFDEPVNGLDPEGIHWVRTLMRTLAGEGRTVFVSSHLLAEMANTADRLIVIGKGQLIAATTVAEFLDRSGAAAVRVRSPRLGELRDVLVAAGLTVDDEPGALAVRSSTTEVVGELAGRHGITVHELSTRPVSLEQAYLALTEDATQYRGRRG from the coding sequence ATGATCGAACTGCGGTCGCTGACCAAGGTCTTCGGTCGGACCCGGGCGGTGGACGGGCTGACCTGCACCGTCGAGCCTGGTGTGGTCACCGGCTTTCTCGGGCCCAACGGTGCCGGCAAGACGACCACGATGCGGATGATCCTGGGCCTGGACCGGCCGACGTCGGGCAGCGCGACCATCGACGGCCGGGCCTACCGCGACCTGGCCGATCCGCTGCGCACCGTCGGTGCGTTGCTCGACGCGCGCCAGGTCCATCCCACCCGGTCGGTGCGTCACCACTTGCGGTGGATCGCCGCCGCCAACCGCATCCCGGTTCGGCGGGTCGACGAGGTGCTCGAGATGGTCGGCTTGGCCAGCGTCGCCGGCGCCGGCGCGGGCACGCTGTCGCTGGGGATGAGCCAGCGGCTGGGCATCGCGTCCGCGCTGATCGGAGATCCGCCGGTGCTGTTGTTCGACGAACCGGTCAACGGGCTTGACCCCGAAGGAATCCACTGGGTGCGCACGCTGATGCGCACCCTGGCCGGCGAAGGCCGCACCGTGTTCGTCTCCAGCCACCTGCTGGCCGAAATGGCCAACACGGCCGATCGGCTGATCGTGATCGGGAAAGGACAGCTGATCGCTGCCACCACCGTCGCCGAATTCCTCGACCGCTCTGGAGCTGCCGCCGTGCGGGTTCGCAGTCCGCGGCTGGGGGAGCTGCGCGACGTGCTCGTCGCCGCGGGCCTGACGGTCGACGACGAACCCGGCGCGTTGGCGGTGCGCAGCAGCACCACCGAGGTGGTCGGGGAGTTGGCCGGCCGGCACGGCATCACCGTCCACGAGTTGAGTACCCGACCGGTGTCCCTCGAGCAGGCCTACCTGGCCTTGACCGAGGACGCCACGCAGTATCGGGGTCGGCGCGGATGA
- a CDS encoding thiazole synthase, producing the protein MAETGTEKLSIAGREFGSRLILGTGGAANLAVLEEALVASETELTTVAMRRVDAEGGTGVLDLLNRLGITPLPNTAGCRGAGEAVMTAQLGREALGTNWVKLEVIADERTLLPDAIELVRAAEQLVDDGFVVLPYTNDDPVLARRLEDTGCAAVMPLGSPIGTGLGISNPHNIEMIVDAASVPVILDAGIGTASDAALAMELGCDAVLLATAVTRAADPPAMATAMAAAVRAGYLARRAGRIPKRFWAQASSPMP; encoded by the coding sequence GTGGCTGAGACGGGCACCGAGAAGCTGAGTATCGCCGGCCGCGAGTTCGGCTCGCGACTGATCCTGGGCACCGGCGGAGCGGCCAACCTGGCCGTCCTCGAAGAGGCCCTGGTCGCATCGGAGACCGAACTGACCACCGTCGCGATGCGCCGGGTCGATGCCGAAGGCGGCACCGGCGTGCTCGATCTGCTCAATCGCCTGGGAATCACGCCGCTGCCCAACACCGCAGGATGCCGCGGTGCCGGCGAAGCAGTGATGACCGCCCAGCTGGGCCGGGAGGCATTGGGCACCAACTGGGTCAAGTTGGAGGTGATCGCCGATGAACGCACACTTCTGCCCGATGCAATCGAATTGGTCCGCGCCGCAGAGCAACTCGTCGACGACGGATTCGTCGTCCTGCCCTACACCAACGACGACCCGGTGTTGGCCCGTCGACTCGAGGACACCGGGTGTGCAGCGGTGATGCCGCTGGGGTCACCGATCGGCACCGGCCTGGGGATCTCCAACCCGCACAACATCGAAATGATCGTCGACGCGGCCTCGGTGCCGGTCATCCTCGATGCGGGTATCGGTACCGCCAGCGACGCCGCCTTGGCCATGGAACTCGGTTGTGACGCAGTCTTGTTGGCCACCGCGGTGACCCGAGCTGCTGACCCGCCCGCGATGGCCACGGCGATGGCGGCCGCCGTGCGGGCGGGTTACCTGGCCCGGCGGGCCGGACGCATCCCGAAGCGTTTCTGGGCGCAGGCATCCAGCCCCATGCCCTGA
- the thiS gene encoding sulfur carrier protein ThiS, with the protein MKVTVNDETVDVDERTTIAALLERLGFPEKGIAVAVDWAVMPRSQWDTTLAEGAKVEVVTAVQGG; encoded by the coding sequence ATGAAAGTCACAGTCAACGACGAGACCGTGGACGTCGACGAGCGCACCACGATTGCCGCGCTGCTGGAGCGCCTCGGCTTCCCGGAGAAGGGCATCGCGGTGGCGGTGGACTGGGCGGTGATGCCGCGCTCGCAGTGGGACACCACACTGGCCGAAGGCGCGAAAGTCGAAGTGGTGACGGCGGTGCAGGGTGGCTGA
- the thiO gene encoding glycine oxidase ThiO: MTTSATDPARGSLAVIGGGVIGLAVARRAAQDGWSVRVHRTEERPGASWVAGGMLAPHSEGWPGEEGLLKLGLASLELWRNRFLDGLPADVVTAHSSLVVAVDRADAQDLKTVGQWLSAQGHPVTLTTSARDIEPLLAQGIRHGFVAETELSVDNRAVVAALVAHCEQLGVAWAPPVMTLHETASADVVVIANGIDAPSLWPGLPVRPVKGEVLRLRWRRGCMPVPQRVIRARVHGRQVYLVPRADGVVVGATQYEHGRDTAPAVTGVRELLDDACAVVPALGEYELAECTAGLRPMTPDNMPLVGRLDDRTLVATGHGRSGFLLAPWTAEEIAAHLRGEPSVQHRVSTKVGVTA; the protein is encoded by the coding sequence ATGACCACCTCAGCGACCGACCCGGCACGCGGGTCACTGGCCGTCATCGGCGGCGGTGTGATCGGGCTGGCCGTGGCACGTCGTGCTGCCCAGGACGGGTGGTCGGTGCGTGTGCACCGTACCGAGGAGCGTCCGGGTGCGTCGTGGGTGGCCGGCGGCATGCTGGCCCCGCACAGTGAGGGCTGGCCCGGCGAGGAAGGGTTGCTGAAACTCGGTCTGGCGTCGCTGGAGCTGTGGCGCAACAGATTTCTCGACGGCCTGCCCGCCGACGTGGTCACCGCGCACAGCTCTCTGGTGGTTGCCGTCGACCGTGCTGATGCCCAGGACCTCAAGACCGTGGGCCAGTGGTTGTCCGCTCAGGGCCATCCGGTGACGTTGACGACTTCGGCACGCGACATCGAACCGCTGCTGGCGCAGGGGATCCGGCATGGGTTTGTCGCCGAGACCGAGTTGTCGGTGGACAACCGTGCGGTGGTCGCGGCTCTCGTCGCGCACTGCGAGCAACTCGGCGTGGCCTGGGCACCGCCGGTGATGACGCTGCACGAGACCGCGTCGGCCGATGTCGTGGTGATCGCCAACGGTATCGACGCACCGTCGTTGTGGCCCGGACTGCCGGTGCGTCCGGTCAAGGGCGAGGTGCTGCGGCTGCGCTGGCGGCGGGGGTGTATGCCGGTGCCCCAGCGCGTGATCCGCGCCCGCGTGCATGGCCGGCAGGTGTATCTGGTGCCGCGCGCCGACGGCGTGGTCGTCGGCGCGACACAATACGAACACGGCCGAGATACCGCGCCCGCGGTTACCGGGGTTCGCGAGCTGCTCGACGACGCCTGCGCGGTGGTCCCGGCCCTGGGTGAATACGAACTGGCCGAGTGCACGGCGGGACTGCGGCCGATGACACCGGACAACATGCCGTTGGTCGGCCGTCTCGACGACCGCACACTGGTGGCCACCGGGCACGGCCGATCCGGTTTCCTGTTGGCGCCGTGGACCGCCGAAGAGATCGCCGCACATCTGAGAGGCGAACCATCGGTGCAGCACCGGGTGAGTACGAAGGTGGGAGTGACCGCATGA
- the thiE gene encoding thiamine phosphate synthase, with the protein MRAAHPRLASCLLYLCTDARRERGDLAEFADAALAGGVDIVQLRDKNSPGEQRFGPLEARQELAALEVLAEAAHRHGALLAVNDRADIARAAGADVLHLGQDDLPLSTAREIVGDRVIGRSTHDIAQVERAVGEDVDYFCVGPCWPTPTKPGRPAPGLDLVRATAALQAAKPWFAIGGIDAQRLPEVVAAGARRVVVVRAITGAEDPRSAAESLRAELSSAR; encoded by the coding sequence GTGCGTGCAGCCCATCCCCGACTCGCGTCCTGCCTGCTCTACCTGTGCACCGACGCCCGCCGCGAACGCGGCGACCTGGCCGAGTTCGCCGATGCGGCACTGGCCGGGGGCGTCGACATCGTGCAGTTGCGGGACAAGAACTCCCCAGGTGAGCAGCGGTTCGGCCCGCTGGAGGCCCGCCAAGAACTGGCTGCGCTCGAGGTGCTGGCCGAGGCGGCGCACCGGCACGGTGCGCTGCTGGCGGTCAATGACCGCGCCGATATCGCCCGGGCCGCCGGCGCCGACGTGCTGCACCTCGGACAGGACGATCTGCCGCTGAGTACGGCCCGCGAGATCGTCGGGGATCGGGTGATCGGGCGGTCCACTCACGACATCGCCCAGGTCGAGCGCGCGGTCGGCGAGGATGTCGATTACTTCTGCGTCGGTCCATGCTGGCCGACACCGACCAAGCCGGGGCGGCCGGCACCCGGCCTGGATCTGGTGCGCGCCACGGCAGCGCTGCAGGCCGCCAAACCCTGGTTCGCGATCGGTGGGATCGACGCCCAGCGGCTGCCGGAGGTGGTCGCTGCCGGCGCACGCCGGGTGGTCGTGGTGCGGGCCATCACCGGCGCCGAGGATCCGAGGTCGGCGGCCGAGAGCTTGCGCGCCGAGCTCAGCTCTGCCCGGTGA
- a CDS encoding alpha/beta fold hydrolase, producing MTTPQRLTLTLPHLNVAALAWGPDDGRLVLCLHGFPDSAWGWGRLAPLLAEQGLRVVAPFLRGYAPTGPAPDGDYHIGALMYDALAVHEHLGAPKDAILVGHDWGAFAANGVAAYPASPFAVHITLAVPPMAAINATRGPVRRQLQMLPRQIRNSWYIQFFQLPSAPERVLPRVIRRLWQDWGPPGYDTTAEMEAALTALPSLAHRHAAVGYYRALIRPNRPLARYAELHSHRFELPRVPILHMHGEQDGAMLAEYSTPIHSVLPRGSRVQFVPAAGHFLHIERPDVVATAILDFVRSR from the coding sequence GTGACGACGCCGCAACGACTGACACTGACGCTGCCGCACCTCAACGTGGCCGCGCTGGCCTGGGGCCCCGACGACGGGCGTCTGGTGCTGTGCTTGCACGGATTCCCCGACAGTGCGTGGGGTTGGGGGCGCCTGGCACCGCTGCTGGCCGAGCAGGGATTGCGGGTGGTGGCCCCGTTCCTGCGCGGTTACGCGCCGACCGGTCCGGCCCCCGACGGCGACTACCACATCGGCGCGCTGATGTATGACGCGCTGGCTGTCCACGAGCACCTCGGCGCACCCAAGGATGCGATTCTGGTCGGCCATGACTGGGGCGCCTTCGCGGCCAACGGTGTCGCCGCCTACCCGGCATCGCCGTTCGCGGTGCACATCACGTTGGCCGTCCCGCCGATGGCGGCGATCAACGCCACCCGGGGCCCGGTGCGCCGCCAGCTGCAGATGCTGCCCAGACAGATCCGCAACAGCTGGTATATCCAGTTCTTCCAGCTACCCTCGGCGCCCGAGCGCGTTCTCCCGCGGGTCATCCGCAGGCTCTGGCAGGACTGGGGCCCGCCGGGGTACGACACCACCGCCGAGATGGAGGCCGCGCTGACGGCTCTGCCGAGCCTGGCCCACCGGCACGCCGCGGTCGGGTACTACCGCGCCCTGATTCGGCCGAACCGGCCGCTGGCCCGCTACGCCGAACTGCATTCGCACCGGTTCGAGCTGCCGCGGGTGCCGATCCTGCACATGCACGGCGAGCAGGACGGTGCCATGCTCGCCGAGTACTCGACACCGATCCACTCGGTGCTTCCGCGCGGCAGCCGCGTGCAGTTCGTCCCGGCGGCGGGCCACTTCCTGCATATCGAACGGCCCGACGTCGTCGCCACGGCAATCTTGGACTTTGTCCGATCCCGCTAA
- a CDS encoding SGNH/GDSL hydrolase family protein — MSRYVALGSSMAAGPGIRPRAPGSPRLAGRSARNYPHLVADRLGLRLVDVTYSGATTAHVLTDRQHGAPPQVDALDGSESLVTVTIGGNDVGYVPMLFAAGLPRLLHRVPVLGKRIGDLLDPWSRQRALDEVGSSLISVGQALRARAPRATVLFVDYLTLLPEHPPLRDADGRLARHISETLERLTAEAAEATGCGLVRAAAASRDHHAWAQQPWTTRFGVPLPGRPAPLHPNAAGMRAVADLVVATVTR, encoded by the coding sequence ATGAGTCGTTATGTAGCGCTGGGCAGTTCGATGGCGGCCGGCCCGGGAATCCGGCCACGGGCGCCCGGTTCGCCACGTCTGGCGGGCCGCTCCGCGCGCAATTATCCGCACCTGGTGGCCGACCGCCTCGGTCTTCGGCTGGTCGATGTCACCTATTCCGGTGCCACCACCGCCCATGTGCTCACCGACCGGCAGCACGGCGCACCGCCGCAGGTCGATGCGCTCGACGGGTCGGAGTCTCTGGTGACCGTGACCATCGGCGGCAACGACGTCGGGTATGTCCCGATGCTGTTCGCCGCCGGATTGCCCCGGCTGCTACACCGGGTTCCGGTGCTGGGAAAAAGAATTGGTGACCTGCTCGACCCGTGGTCGCGACAGCGTGCGCTCGACGAGGTGGGTTCGTCGTTGATCTCGGTCGGGCAGGCGCTGCGGGCCCGCGCCCCCCGGGCGACGGTGCTGTTCGTCGACTATCTGACGCTGCTGCCCGAACACCCTCCGTTGCGTGACGCCGACGGGCGGTTGGCGCGCCACATCTCAGAGACCCTGGAGCGGTTGACCGCCGAGGCGGCGGAGGCGACCGGATGTGGGCTGGTGCGTGCCGCCGCGGCCAGCCGCGACCACCACGCCTGGGCGCAGCAGCCGTGGACCACCCGTTTCGGGGTGCCGCTGCCCGGACGGCCGGCGCCGCTGCACCCCAACGCCGCGGGCATGCGCGCGGTGGCCGACCTCGTCGTCGCGACGGTCACCCGATGA